From Streptomyces sp. SAI-135:
GCCGAGGGCAAGAGCCGCTTCCAGCCGCACGACGAGGCCGAACGGGCCCGCTTCGGCGCCTACGCCCTCTACCGGCGGGCGGCCGAGGCGACGACCCTGCGTGCCGTCGCGGACTTCCTGCTCGAAGGGGCCGGGACCGAACGGGACGTGATCGTCCTCGGCGACATGAACGACGTGGTGAACGCCGCCACCACGCAGATCCTGCTCGGCCCGCCCGGCTCCGAGCTCGACAAACCGCGCGCGTTCCACAAGTCCGACCTGGGCGATCCGTTCCGGCTGTGGGACATCGCCCCGTGCATACCCGAGGAGCGCCGCTTCTCCCGCGTCAGCTTCGGACGCGCCGAACTGATCGACCACGTCCTGCTGAGCCACCGTCTGGCCAAGCGCATCGCGGAGGCGGGGACGGGGCTGCCCGAACACCGGGACGACGCCCTCGTACTGCCGTCGGTGGGCGAGGATCCGAGGAAGCGGGTGGGAACACCCGGGTCGGACCACGCCCCGGTGTGGGTACGGGTGTGAGCCCCGGAGGTGACGTCCGGCCGTAATGTCAGGCCGTGACGTCCCGCCGTGACTCCTGACCCGCGAGCGGGACTTCGGGCAGCCGCAGGCCCACGCGCACCCGTCCCTCGTCGAGCCGGCCCAGTTCGCCGAGGAGTTCGCTGAGCCGGTGGACCTGTTCGGAGCCGAGCCGCCCGGAGTCGTCGAGGTGGACGGCGCACGCGGTGGTCGTGTCGACGATCCGCTCCAGCACGGCGACGATCTCGTCGGCGCCCTCCGAGTGCCGGGCGAGCGCGGGCAGTTCGGCGGCGGCGAGCGCGATGGCGGTACGGGCCTCGGCGAGCGCGCGGTACGCCTCGCGGCGCAGGGTCCAGCGCAGGGCGCGGCCGTCCTCGGTGAACGTGTCCCGCAGGGCGGACCCGTTGCCTCGCCGGACGGGCCGCTCGGTCTCCCGCAGAACGTGCGCGAGGTACGCCTCCGCGGCCCCGCCCGCCGCGGCCAGCCGGGAGCGCACTCCCCCGCCCCGCTGCCCCGGCATCGGCAGATGCCCCACGACCAGCACGATGGCGCAGGCGAGCAGGGTCTCGGTGATGCGGCCGGCGGAGGCCTGGGGCTCGCCGCCGACCATCACGAGCGCCAGGACGAGGACCGTGACGACGGCGGTCTGCGCGGCGAAGTGCCGGGTGGCCACGGGAATGAGGGCCCCGCTGACGGCGACGAGCGCGATGAGTCCCTCGGGCCGCGGCAGCACGAGCGCGAACCCGGCGAAGACCAGAGCGCCCAGGACGGTCCCGGCGGCCCGGCACAGCACCCGGGAAGCGAGCGGTCCGAGGTCCGGCTTGACGAGGAAGACGGCCGTGGCGGGCAGCCAGTACCAGTGCGCGTGCTCCCCGTACCAGTGGGAGTGGTGCAGGGCCTGGGCCACGGCGACACTGGCCCCGAAGCAGAGGGCGACCCGCAGTCCGTACTCCCGCCCGCCGGCCCCGAAGACCGACCGCAGCAGGTCCCGGACGGTGCGCCGGCGCGTGTGCAGATCCCCGCCGCGCCCGCGGTCGAACGCCTCTGCGGCCCGCAGCAGCGCGTCGTCGAGCGCCCGCAGCGCGGGCCCGGACCGGTGGGGCGCGGGCAGCGGCCCGGTGTGCGTGTTCTCCCGTACGGCGGTGGCGAGCCGCCGGGGCCCCGCGGAGGCGCGTCCGGGCACCGCTTCCCCGGCCCAGGCGAGCGCGGTGGCCGCCTCGGCGAGCGGCAGCGCGGCCGCGTACTGCGCGTGCAGCCGCCGCTCGGCGGCCGAGCTGGCGTACCGCCGCAGCCGGGGCCCGGTGAGCGCGTCCTGCGCGTGGTCGAGAGCGGCGGTGAGCGCGACGCGGCGGGCGGTGGCGTGTTCGGTGCCCACGGCGTCGAGCAGGCCGGCGACGGCGTCGTACACCTCGGCGACGGCCTCCCGCTCGCCGTCGAACCGGAAGTCCCCGGTGAGGGCGCCGGGGGTGGGCAGCACGAGCCGCAGCGCGAGCAGCCAGCAGGCCCCGCCGAGATAGGCGACGGCCCGCAGCCACCCTTCCTCCGGCAACGGCATGCCCGCCCCGATCGCCGAGGCGACGAGCAGTTGGGTGCCGGCCGCGGAGGCGACGGGCCCGACGGCGCTGACGCCCCCGGCGAGCAGTCCGACCAGGGTGAGCAGGACGGTGAGGGTCACGGCCCCCACGTACTCCCCCGCGTACGTCCCGACGACCATTCCGACCGCGCCCGCGAGGGCGGGCACCCCGATCCTCCGCACGGAGACCCGGCGGCTGCCGGGCCGGTCGTTGATCCCGGCCAGCATGGCGGCGATGGCGGCGACGACACCGAGGGAGGTCTGCTCGGCGAGCACGGCGGCGAGCAGGAGGGGCCCGGCGGACAGGGCTCCCCGCGCGACCGCGTTCCAGGGGATCGGCCCCCGCTGGGCACGGAGGGCGTGAGCGAGCCAGGGCGGTGGGGCGAGTGACACGGGGCTCCTGTCGTCTGGTCGAGGCGGGGGTGTGCCTCCGGGCGACGGTGGCCGGGCGCTGGGCTGTGGTGTCCACGGTAAATCCCGTTCAAGGACGGGTCGGAACGCTTGTGTTACCCGCACGTGAAGATGCATGCAAAAGCCACGTTCTTTATGAACGCAACCCGGCCGAGGTCCGGGGACCGCTCAGCCGACCCTGTCGAACAGCTCCCGCATCTCCTCGACCGCGCGGACGGCCGAGTCGGGCGAGGCCGCCAGGGACTGGACGACCCGGTCGGCGTCCCGCAGCCCGGCCCGCTCCAGCAGCCGCTTCTCGTTCGTCACCCACTCCCCCCGCGCCGCCAGCACCGAGTGGCCCATCTGCACGGCGGCCGTGGCGAGGGCGCCGGCGGTCTCGGTGAGACGGCCGGCCGGGGCGTGATGCGCCTCGGTGTAGGCGAGGGTGAGGTGGGCGGTGTCGCGCCAGCGGGTGGCCGCGGAGGCGCGGAGCCGGGCCGGGTAGGCCGCTGGGCGGGGCAGAGTGCCCCTGAGGACCCGGTTGACGGCGAGCTCGGCCACGAGCAGGTAGGTGGGGATGCCCGCGAGATGGAACAGCAACGGCTCCACCCGGAAGCGCCCCTTTGCCGCCTCCGCCGTCTCCCGTTCCACCACGTCGAGGTCCCGGTAGTGCACGTCCACCCGGCGCCCGTCGATCGTCAGCCACGCGCCGCCGTTGAACACCCCGCCGCCCCAGCCGCCGATCTCGGACACCTCGCCCGGCCAGCCGACGGCACGCAGGTCGGCGGGGTCGAAGGCGCCGCGGTAGTAGACCGCCAGGTCCCAGTCGCTGTCCGGCCGTTCGGTGCCCTGGGCACGGGAGCCGCCGAGCGCCACGGCCCGCACGGCGGGGAGAGCGGCGAGGCGGTCCGCGGTGGTGTCGAGGAAGTCGGCGTCGGAGAGTTCGGGACACATGGGGCGCAGCGTACGGAGCCCCGCGTGCCCCGCTCCACGGATTTTGCCGTCGCCTCTCGAAGTCACGACGGCAGGGGGCGGGCCCGGAAATTCAGGTGCGGACCTGTCCCGCCGCCCACGATGATCGAAAGGCTGTCCGCCGTCCGCCACAGGAGTCCACGTGATCCAGCGCGTCACCGCCCCGGGCCTCTTCCCGCCGCCGACCTACTCCCACGCCTCGGTCGTCGAGGCCGGCACGAAGCTCGCGTTCCTCGCCGGGTCCGTTCCGCTGGACGCCGAGGGGAATCTCGTCGGGGAAGGGGATCCCGCGCGGCAGGCCGAGCAGGTGATCGCGAATCTCCGGGAGCAACTGCACGCCGTCGGCAGCGACTTGGAGCACGTGCTGGCGACCGATGTGCATGTCGTGAGCAGTGAGCCCGCGGTGCTGTCCACCGTGTGGGAGGTCGTCGAGGCGTCCGGGCTGAGCACCGGCCCGCATGCGTCGACGCTGATCGGGGTCGCCTGCCTCGGGTACACGGGCCAGCTGGTGGAGATCACGGCGACGGCCGTGGTGCCGGAGGTGCCGGCGCGGTGAGCTCGGTCGTCATCCGCCGGGCCGCCGCTCCCGACGCCTCCGCCACGGCCGACGTGTACCTGCGCTCCTTCGCCGCCGCGTTGCCGACGGTGGTGCGGCCACGGTCCGACGACGAGGTGCGCGGCTACATCCGGGACGTCGTCGTGCCCCTGCGGGAGACGTGGGTCGCCGAGGACTCCGCGAGCGGCGCGATCGTCGGGCTGATGGTCCTCGCCGACGACCTGCTGTCCCAGCTGTACCTCGACCCGGACTGGCGGGGGCGGGGCATCGGCGACCGGTTCGTCGCGCTCGCCAAGGAACGCAGTCCGCGGGGACTGAGCCTGTGGACCTTCCAGGTCAACGCACCGGCCCACCGCTTCTACGAGCGTCACGGCTTCGTCGAGGCCGAACGCACCGACGGCAGCGGCAACGAGGAGCGGGAGCCCGACGTGCGGTACGTCTGGCGGCCCTGACGCGATCAGCCCGGTCCCGCTCCCCACGCCCGCCTCTTCGGCACCGGCCTCGTCCAACCGCCCGCCCTGCTGGTGTTCAGGCCCAGCCCCACCAGCGACTCCGCCAGCTTCACGGCCGCGCCCACCCCGTCGACCACGGGAAGCCCCAGCTTCTCCCCCACGGTCCGCTGCAGCCCGGTCATCCCGGCGCACCCCAGCACCAGCACCTCGGCACCCGCCTCGCGCACCCGCTCGGCGGCCGTCAGGAACGCGGCCTGCGTGCGGTCGGCGTCGCCCAGGTCGAGGACTCCGAGTCCGGTCCCGACGACGGCGGCACAGTTGCGCCCCACCCCGGCCAGCTCCAGGCTGTCCTCGATCTGCCCGCACGACCGCTCCAGCGTGGTGACGACCCCGTAGCGCCGGCCGAGCAGACAGGCCAGATGGGCGGCGGCCTCGGTGATGTCGACGACCGGTACGTCCACCAGCTCCCGGACGCCCTCCCGTCCGTGCTCGCCGAAGCCGGCCATGACGACGGCGTCGTAGGAAGGACCCTCGTAGGTGCGCAGCAGGTCGATGACGGCCGCCGCGGAGAGATAGCTGTCGAGCCAGCCCTCCGCGGACTCGGGGCCCCACGCGGGGGTGAGTCCGAGCACGGTGGTGCCCGGGCCTGCCGCGGCCCGGGCACCTCGTACGATCTCCTCGGTCATCTCCTGCGTGGTGTTGCAGTTGGTGACGACGATCCGCACCTTTCTCAGACCTCCACGGCCTCGGGGACCGCACGAGCCGCTCGCTCGCCGCGGCACAGCAGCGCGTACAGGCCGGCCGCGAGGGC
This genomic window contains:
- a CDS encoding endonuclease/exonuclease/phosphatase family protein; protein product: MLVGTWNLENLMLPRSGDGAPATEAEYEAKVEALASVITALDPALLGVQEVRQEEALADLAKAAGGQWHTALSRYADRRGIRVGVLSRTPLRIRRDTHVFAKGLRPVQGDDGTEPDPHDHETSRGFLAVETDTGDGVLQVAVAHLKSKLLSYPAAEGKSRFQPHDEAERARFGAYALYRRAAEATTLRAVADFLLEGAGTERDVIVLGDMNDVVNAATTQILLGPPGSELDKPRAFHKSDLGDPFRLWDIAPCIPEERRFSRVSFGRAELIDHVLLSHRLAKRIAEAGTGLPEHRDDALVLPSVGEDPRKRVGTPGSDHAPVWVRV
- a CDS encoding RidA family protein; the protein is MIQRVTAPGLFPPPTYSHASVVEAGTKLAFLAGSVPLDAEGNLVGEGDPARQAEQVIANLREQLHAVGSDLEHVLATDVHVVSSEPAVLSTVWEVVEASGLSTGPHASTLIGVACLGYTGQLVEITATAVVPEVPAR
- a CDS encoding GNAT family N-acetyltransferase, encoding MSSVVIRRAAAPDASATADVYLRSFAAALPTVVRPRSDDEVRGYIRDVVVPLRETWVAEDSASGAIVGLMVLADDLLSQLYLDPDWRGRGIGDRFVALAKERSPRGLSLWTFQVNAPAHRFYERHGFVEAERTDGSGNEEREPDVRYVWRP
- a CDS encoding aspartate/glutamate racemase family protein, with the protein product MRIVVTNCNTTQEMTEEIVRGARAAAGPGTTVLGLTPAWGPESAEGWLDSYLSAAAVIDLLRTYEGPSYDAVVMAGFGEHGREGVRELVDVPVVDITEAAAHLACLLGRRYGVVTTLERSCGQIEDSLELAGVGRNCAAVVGTGLGVLDLGDADRTQAAFLTAAERVREAGAEVLVLGCAGMTGLQRTVGEKLGLPVVDGVGAAVKLAESLVGLGLNTSRAGGWTRPVPKRRAWGAGPG
- a CDS encoding nucleotidyltransferase domain-containing protein; the protein is MCPELSDADFLDTTADRLAALPAVRAVALGGSRAQGTERPDSDWDLAVYYRGAFDPADLRAVGWPGEVSEIGGWGGGVFNGGAWLTIDGRRVDVHYRDLDVVERETAEAAKGRFRVEPLLFHLAGIPTYLLVAELAVNRVLRGTLPRPAAYPARLRASAATRWRDTAHLTLAYTEAHHAPAGRLTETAGALATAAVQMGHSVLAARGEWVTNEKRLLERAGLRDADRVVQSLAASPDSAVRAVEEMRELFDRVG
- a CDS encoding FUSC family protein; translated protein: MSLAPPPWLAHALRAQRGPIPWNAVARGALSAGPLLLAAVLAEQTSLGVVAAIAAMLAGINDRPGSRRVSVRRIGVPALAGAVGMVVGTYAGEYVGAVTLTVLLTLVGLLAGGVSAVGPVASAAGTQLLVASAIGAGMPLPEEGWLRAVAYLGGACWLLALRLVLPTPGALTGDFRFDGEREAVAEVYDAVAGLLDAVGTEHATARRVALTAALDHAQDALTGPRLRRYASSAAERRLHAQYAAALPLAEAATALAWAGEAVPGRASAGPRRLATAVRENTHTGPLPAPHRSGPALRALDDALLRAAEAFDRGRGGDLHTRRRTVRDLLRSVFGAGGREYGLRVALCFGASVAVAQALHHSHWYGEHAHWYWLPATAVFLVKPDLGPLASRVLCRAAGTVLGALVFAGFALVLPRPEGLIALVAVSGALIPVATRHFAAQTAVVTVLVLALVMVGGEPQASAGRITETLLACAIVLVVGHLPMPGQRGGGVRSRLAAAGGAAEAYLAHVLRETERPVRRGNGSALRDTFTEDGRALRWTLRREAYRALAEARTAIALAAAELPALARHSEGADEIVAVLERIVDTTTACAVHLDDSGRLGSEQVHRLSELLGELGRLDEGRVRVGLRLPEVPLAGQESRRDVTA